atcaaaaaaaaattttctacctgaaagataaaaaaatttgtatgaagttcaaatttttacaaggtttgatattcactcgatttcttatataacgattttcttctttaattgctgtaattcaaaaacaaataaccatagattcttgaaatttttgactcattttgagttgtttacagacattttaatttttagttttttttttttatgaatttcaataaaattttgttggtCAAAAAgcctgaaaatttaatacaattttaaaattatatatattttttttaaactttaaatctattgtaggtatattacaaaaaataaaaaacgattattattttagtataaaatataatcgctTTAATTTGTTTCCCATTTCAATATAAACTTTGAAaacctaggtacctatcattaaaaaaaaaaacatttggtttttatattacttGATTTCTTAGATGATTTTTAAcgatatttataatctatttcaatatttcaagcCCTGGAATAGTGATTCGTAAATCGTAAATAGGCATTTGTGGAAGATGTGGCACGGGGTTGTAGTGCTGTACGCCTGTACTGTGTTCTtaagtttgtaataatattagtaaatactccgcgtattttaatttgtaaaaaaaaaaatttttttgccaTGTTTCTATTACCCAATTGCAAATCattaaaatgaacaaaaaaaaatattaaaaaatattatttttcgaggaatctattgataaaacttttattgaaGTGTCCAGTGGTTCAAATGTTACACAAACAGTAAtagaatacattaaaaatatatatatatatatatatataaaggagaTATCGAGTCAGTGCAAGTGCACACAAGTATGAAATATGATTCAAATTTTTCATTGGATCCAAAGCCCGAACTTTAAATATACACATGCCTTTGATTGTATTATGACTTGACTTTCAGTATTTGGACTTGAGTACGttcaatactatttattaatattatgataattgatacctaacctaactaataatatttatttaacacatacaaacataataatatattaaatgtgtattaactggctgatttataaataacattcatGCAATAGCATATCAGAAATCTTTATttgatatgatatattttacagatcttaaaattgtaaattaatgaatacaattcTTATGTAATTAGTTAAGTTATGACAATAgtaggataaaataaaatatgtattttaaagagGAATATTAAGTAAaaggaattaaattaaattgaatttttaattggaaaaatttgaacttaagtTCCAGGACTAAAAAACTGTTTACTTTATTGTTATCTTATCTCATAACATTAAGGAACAAAAATTCAACACAATGAAAATTATAgtcaagtttattttttaattggtttttgtttctttttttgtcCGTTTTCAACTGGTATACCTTTTGATATAGACAGTTTAGATTTCAATTGTAACAGCAAGTCAATTTCAGGCTgtaattcacttttttcaacttTTGCTTCCTTTAGTTTCCGTACTTTGTCGCCCtggtaatatataattcaaatttagtgAATATGGTAACAAAacagataacataaatattaacatgcacactaaaaaaaatatgggttGTTTAAATATACTGAAGAGTGAAGATATTGAAACTGATTGCATTGACTGTATGaatgttcttttttttcatttatatgcatatttaatatttctgtgagaaattgtatataaaattttactAATAACATGACACAATTAAAACTAACATGCATGATTAACTTTTCAAACTATTagcattaacaataaatatgtaatcaTAACGGTTGTTATAGTCAATCTACACAATATTgattagttttatactttttggaTCATTATTTGAAGGTAGAACCCATATTGTTAAATAACCCAAAGTTGCTAGCAATCACCTGTTTGGAAATTTCTTCTTCTAAGCAATCTATAGATATTGGATTGGATTCCAACTTCATTTGTTCTAAGCTTTTCTTCATCTCCAATAATGCTTTGACATATGGTTCCCATTCACTTTTTTGAGCTCCACTTTGCTTTAATTGTCGCACCATATCCCCCTAATCATTAAATGagtatgatataatttacaaaatatttttttacttatttttaatgatttaaaaacaatatgaaatgTAGATAACTtaacatttgataaaataaatttacatactTGTTTAGAAATAGCTTCTTCCATTTGTTCTACacttgtaatttgtttaagatcCAATCCAGAAGCCACCGATAATTCTTTTTCCTGTGATTTCTGTTTGCCAGCAAAGCGGCTTTTTAATTGATTGACAACTGATggatcaattttttcaaataatggaGCTGgctgttttaaataaaaataaattagtgttCCATGTTAATAAGCATAAAACTATTGAATTATACTTTTCCAATTTTATGGCCAGGTGGCAAGAAAACTGATACaaagttattcaataaaaatgtagaaatatcAACGTTCAACTGTTTTCCAATTATATTAACAGTTTGTGGCATATAAGGTTGTAACATGACGGCTAGTAAACATGCTAAATTACAACTCAATCCTATGACTGTACCGGCTctgattctaaaatattatatattatacaaaaatgttagtcatgtaaaataaatactacttttattttatttgtataattacttTTCTTCACTTGATCCTTTTATCAACACCCATGGTTTTTGGAACTGCATGTATTGGTTACCATGTCGAGAAATCGAAAGTATGAGTCGTAAGCCATCTCTAAGTTTAGCCTTGTCCAACATACTTGTGTATTCTTTGAGGTCACGTGTTACTAATGCTAATAAAGTGAGTTCATCGTTTCCTAATTGAATTTCAGGAATAACACAATCAAAAAACTTTTCTAAGAACGATAAAGCtctgaaatatttgtttttacaaattagtaattaataattatagagacagcatattatttttataaacaatatatatgtataattatgtgtGAAACAATGTATACTTaaatcacctattacaaaagtTTCCTAAATTGTTCAAcaattcagaattatttttagtaGCTAGATCAGCCCAGCTAAATGAACTATCTTGAGATTCAGGACGTACAAACAATAAGTAAAATCTGAAAACATCAGCAGGCAAACCTGTATCTTGAGCATCATTCCCAAATACTCCAACCCCACGGGATTTAGAAAATTTACCATCTTCGTAGTTTAAGTattctaaaacaataaatatacataaataatgattaagcttaacatttttaaaaccacAAACCTGTTGCCATTATATGGTTGACCATTGTATAGTTGCGTTCAGTAGCAAAAAGACATGCTGGAAACATAACCGAATGAAAAGGCACATTATCTTTTGCCATGAATTGGTAGTATGTTACTTTTGTATCGTCTTCTGGTTGCCACCACTTGCGCCAGTCTGGTGTGTAGGCAGCACTCATACTCATGTAGCCAATTGGCGCATCAAACCAAACATAAAACACCTATAATACTTAGTTGTTAGAAATATTTTGctaatcacataaaaataaaatattgaaattattgagaTTAACATCATACTTTTGACTTGAAGTCTTCAAGTGGCACAGGAATTCCCCATTTCAAATCCCTAGTGATGCATCTCTCTTTCAAACCATCTTTCAACCAAGATTTAGTTATCACTTTTGCATTATAAGACCAATCGTCGCCAGATTTATCAACCCAATCATTAAGTTTAGCTTCAACTTTGGGCAAATTCAAAAATAGTTGCTGAGAACTACGTATAACTGGCGTTTTTTGACAAACTTTGCACCTAGGTTTTATAAGTTCAGTAGCATTTATTAAATGGCCACAACCATCACACTGATCACCTCTCGCATCTTCATAATTACATAAAGGACATGTTCCTTCAACAAATCGATCAGCTAAAAATCtgtgagaaaaataataataatgtcaagaTAATggtattgaaattttaaattttgtctgCATCTATgacttaagaaatatatttcaataaattacttaccGATCACAATTCTCACATAACAGTTGTTCCATAGATGCGGTACTGGTATAGCCGTTACTGTGTActtctttaaatatttcttgaacaattctaaataaaatataaaccaattttttttagaattattgtaatttaaataaattacataacattcagaataggtagttataatttttactctGTTTGTTTCTGTGATGTAGTTCTACCAAAATGATCAAAACTAATGTTGAACCacttatatatttcattatgaattttgaaaaacttGTCACAGATTTGTTGCGGTGTTAACTTTTCTTCCAATGCTTTTGTTTCAGTTGCAGTACCATATTCATCAGTACCactaatgtataatgtattccaACCACGCAATCTACAATATCtgtaaattaaaagaataaaccataattaatttaacttaatagtaaatttgtaatttctataaaaGTATACACTAGACATTATGAAATTTAGGCTattggaaaatgtatttatagaactttatttattttatatatacttcatatacagtcaactcgcgatataacgaaaatcttgatataacgaataaaactaccggtcccttgaaaatatcgcggtataatataatttcgatgtaacgaactttcgatttaacgaatttttttctcggtcccttgaaattcgttatatcgcgagttgactgtattattaattgttcacactaaaaacattaaaacaatacattttaattttaaaatactataatatgtttgatcagatcatatcattataaaatttaccttGCAAAAACATCGGCTGATAAGACACAACCAATTATATTACCAAGATGTGGAACATTATTGACATATGGTAGTGCTGAAGTCACAAGGATATTTTTTTCGTCTTTAACAGgcaatctataaaaaaaatataaaatataaatacatgaaaataatgaacGTTAGTTGGGTACCTCGTTAGGTACTGACATTGCAATTTGAAATTATTCCAACATTATTTCCACTTGAAAGaatttcaatcaaatttttatttatcaatttggtattaaatttaggtaggtaattcaATAAGTAGATGAAtgcaaaaacaaaacatattgttaccaacaaaaaattaaatacatagcTTGACAAATTTAACTATTGCTATTACTATCatcattaagtttttttttcaagttgggATAACAGGTCATTTTACTGGtaattaaggggattcgataccgagattttctgttttcgtctaacacacgcgtgacatagtattttagacgtgttttttgccaaacataccaattgatctaatgaagcgataagaattctgaaaacagatttgaattcgtaatcaagtctacttgaaatcgactttcccacatttNNNNNNNNNNNNNNNNNNNNNNNNNNNNNNNNNNNNNNNNNNNNNNNNNNNNNNNNNNNNNNNNNNNNNNNNNNNNNNNNNNNNNNNaattcaaatctgttttcagaattcttatcacttcattagatcaatcggtatgtttggcaaaaaacacgtctaaaatactatgtaacgcgtgtgttagacgaaaacagaaaatcacggtatcgaatccccttaaatgtataaacatcataacatattattaactaacataatatcaattaatcaaAAAGTCAACGGGTAGGTAGGGACTAATCAAcattattaggtaatttaagagtaatacctatttattgtttttagtattttaaccaTATGGCAGTGGTTATTAACCGGTGTTCCACAGAGCTTATTATTTACGTTCCGTGTACATAGAGAAACTGTTCCTCCTAAATTTGAAAATCAGTGATAAATTAGAAACGTTTTGTCTTTATACTTGTAgactacaattattttgttttctattgAGTGGTATACTGATATTTAAACTGTCATgagttatgtaattttaaataatatataaactgttttaatatacaactgtgatcaaaaaaattgtatggaaTTGTAAGCGTTTAGATGTGAttctgaaaatgttaaaaactattacCATAGGGTACATATAAAGTTGGTCAGCAAATACTGGGAAATAAcatagtttaacattttttcaaacaatgtAATCTACCGGTAAATATTGGGGAGTAAAACGATAAATGGCAATTAAACTCACACTGGTTGGCATTCAACTCTGTTGATGTCTTTCAGACAGGATTTGGATATCCACGAATTCTTCGCGTTCAATAACTCGAATTCGTCTACCTCAATGGTCGTCAGCGACATTATTATAAGCTTTTATCACAAAAACGAACTGACCATTGACCGTCCAAAAGACTCTCGCTGAAACTGACTAGTGAGTACTGGCAAATGACAAGTCGCTTATCGACTTTTCAGAAAGCAAACTGCAGTAATGAAGTTTTTAGCTTTATAGAATTATAGGTTATCAGCAGTAAGCACACGTAAACAcgtaaatattgatattgattaaatatacccAGGCGGCCAGGCCAcagaatatagtatatatagataatattatctataaccaCAGCATGGAGGGGATTGAAAGCGGTGATTtcttgtcttcgtcttacacaaGTGGAAcatactatgtaggtatttagACGTGTTTTCGTTCCAACTACTGATTGATctagtgaagcgataagaaataagaattttaaaaacaaatttgagttTGTCGTCATGTCTACTTGAGGTCGACTTTaaactttcccacatttttgattttatccaCCTAATCTTAATTCATAACGTAAAATTCGTACTAAAAAGAAAATAGAATGTTTACAGTTTTGGAgagaataaaatcaaaaaaagtggGCCAGTGGacatcgctctgctgtacagtaggttacaagtgggtcagtgTATAATgcatggtattaaatttgaattaaatgatataggtaatatcattgtataagaaaaacgattctgagtggagactgtatgtcagtctaggcataagacataatatatacttatctatggtattaaaaaaaaaattgacctataataaattccaaattaatgatatcacaatatccattaggtacttataacgcgttatacatcaacaacaaaccgtgatattaatatactatcataaatataatataatagtatactttactACTTTAGAAGTCTCAAGTAtcacgaattatattatacaattacaacaaaataactaggtgaaatagttaggtattctatgttttttaatatatgtaatttcgtccaaatttgaacttaaaatgactataaaaataaactgtgcttatgtattttttagattttttggtaacagaattaactacttacgtggaatcttgttttaaattttcaatccttagatgtAATTTATATCcaaggattgaaaatataaaagttgaacattttatacatttaacacTGAAACATCTATGAGACGTCTAATATACTTCATCCTAAAATGTTGGTGATGTATATTTGATGTCTAAAAGGAGATGACATAGATGTCTAGAATTGGTCCATATGCAACGCAATTTTGGGTCAACTTCTGACATCTATGAGACATCCAAAGAGTTGACATAATTACATCTACATAACATCTAAATAGATTTGACAGGTTTCTAGAAAAATTGTCTATAAGCATTTTTTTGGGACTACAGTTGACTGAAATTACATTTCTGTGAGTtgccattaaatattaatcaaataatgttcaataattattcaaaactaccttcaatgtttattaaaatattataaccatgcattttgacaataataaagatgcattattttaattatacaaacacaacaatatattgtaatatatattgtaggtacttataagtaaaaatatttcaatattaaaaaaataattatatactacaaattatattgagatcataataattaatcgtCACTTTAGACATTTgagtcaattttattattttattctagtagtttagttaaaaattataaatacgcaTGATATCATACCTACatagaaattataatgtaaGTTCTAATCAGTCAGTAATGTAATGTTAGTCAGTTCCAATCAGTAAAATGTCAGTGAATATattaagttgtattattatcattatattaagtataggtGTACCTAAACTTAATAGTCAAAAaagcacattatattttatatttaggtacctatataagacaatttaaagatcgaattttgacaaaatttataaaaaaaaaattatgcctacatatttttaatatatttcaactgctattgtaacaatatatcaggagccttgcattacttttttacactttttggcctaactttattgatattcatagaaaaaaaaaaataaaaaatataaatataaatttgtccgtaaacagctcaaaacaagtcaaaatattttgaaaattttatcaagtataaaaattgataaaataatcattcactgaaattttcatgtatctaaagtttttggtttttgaattataacaaaataagaaaatcgctacatgagaaatcaagtgaatatccaatgttgtaaaaagtttgaatttcaaacgctcataaaaatttaatttgatttgcttgtagacattttttttttttgattaaagtatacaaacttatgaggaatcttgtattacattttaaaatcttaaatttaaaaagaaaaatttttatgaattctcaattcaaattaatttgctaattttcgtgatttttccgttatttgtcaagatttgaactctaaatgcttataaaaaaaaactatgacttaagatttttaatatttttcaaatgttattgtaacaatatagtaggagccttgtattaaattttcaagcttttttacctaacaaataatgttttattgacattcatagaaaaagtctaataaaattggaaacagaaaatgttcctaaacaattcaaaacaaatcaaaattttatcgtgtataggaaatgcaaacataaacaaccattgaaaatttcatgtctttacgttaatttgttttaaagttacaccaaaaaccgattttgtgtaaaaatgcccgtttttccttaatttttatgttgtttatcCAGGCGCattattggaaattttaaattttgacctccccaatgcaccaacaatattcactttcccatcgaacaagatactaaagttgaaaatcgaagctttatttcgactacttatcgtgtacataaaaaaaaaaaaaatacacattgtaaaatcaatacattcatcgttccactcagaatctaaaattagaaatCTGGGGAAACCGATCTCAAGCAAACTtattgacaaattcaaatctgtttttagaactTTTATCGCTTGACTAGATCAAACgataccacgatttaagatgttaaattttataagaggatAATTCACTcttattttaaactaacagagttaacgtgatctgctgagtcCCGAGCGTACAATTTaccatgttttacatttgtaagacggagacaacacaagcGGGTGTAATTAGCTCTTGGTTGAAGCCTTGAAGGGTTAACTATAGAGTAGGTATAGAGTAGGTAGTATGGCTTACATTAAAttctatcttaaaccgtgatcaGCGATCACGGATATTATCTACTActtctatttattttagtaaagaACACGCCAAATACcccaaaaaattgtatagtattttaatgGGCTAAATACcacagaataaataatttattctgggTAAATACTTAAAACCTCTCATAAAACTGTTtaagttgataaaataatttattaattttaaaattacaattacaatttataagcataaatttataactaaaattgttacaGTCAGAACTGGATAGGTATCGCAATTCACAGTTAACAAAACGACATAATGTGACAATAAAGATTATACTATAGGGGAAGTTTAGAATTAACATTTATGTCATCAATATTCAATTGCAAGACTATGCtgttcttttttcattttagccGTCGTTATTACGTATTACAGAGtagatataaaaaacaataaagttctgatgtttttttttacttttgaaggTATAACAACAGTACCTAGCCCCTAGTTGCCCAACTTTTAAAACACATAATACTCGTCgagaaaaaacataataatattatacaggtaccgGCTGGAtgctgtacctatactatattattatacattttacctcCATATAATTACCAaacaatttatgatatttactaTTCCGCAAGTACGGATGACATCTTATAACCACGACGATATTAATTAGTTCATCAGGTTCATCTACTCATCAAATTGCtgttaattgaaatatattttaa
This portion of the Acyrthosiphon pisum isolate AL4f chromosome A1, pea_aphid_22Mar2018_4r6ur, whole genome shotgun sequence genome encodes:
- the LOC100575143 gene encoding methionine--tRNA ligase, cytoplasmic — encoded protein: MSLTTIEVDEFELLNAKNSWISKSCLKDINRVECQPVLPVKDEKNILVTSALPYVNNVPHLGNIIGCVLSADVFARYCRLRGWNTLYISGTDEYGTATETKALEEKLTPQQICDKFFKIHNEIYKWFNISFDHFGRTTSQKQTEIVQEIFKEVHSNGYTSTASMEQLLCENCDRFLADRFVEGTCPLCNYEDARGDQCDGCGHLINATELIKPRCKVCQKTPVIRSSQQLFLNLPKVEAKLNDWVDKSGDDWSYNAKVITKSWLKDGLKERCITRDLKWGIPVPLEDFKSKVFYVWFDAPIGYMSMSAAYTPDWRKWWQPEDDTKVTYYQFMAKDNVPFHSVMFPACLFATERNYTMVNHIMATEYLNYEDGKFSKSRGVGVFGNDAQDTGLPADVFRFYLLFVRPESQDSSFSWADLATKNNSELLNNLGNFCNRALSFLEKFFDCVIPEIQLGNDELTLLALVTRDLKEYTSMLDKAKLRDGLRLILSISRHGNQYMQFQKPWVLIKGSSEEKIRAGTVIGLSCNLACLLAVMLQPYMPQTVNIIGKQLNVDISTFLLNNFVSVFLPPGHKIGKPAPLFEKIDPSVVNQLKSRFAGKQKSQEKELSVASGLDLKQITSVEQMEEAISKQGDMVRQLKQSGAQKSEWEPYVKALLEMKKSLEQMKLESNPISIDCLEEEISKQGDKVRKLKEAKVEKSELQPEIDLLLQLKSKLSISKGIPVENGQKKKQKPIKK